DNA from Amorphoplanes friuliensis DSM 7358:
TCCTGAATCAACGCGTAGCCGTGGCGGGATTCCGTGGCCAGCGCGGTGAGGATCCAGAACGTGGGTTCGCGCATAAGGTTCGCACCTCCATATAAAGATGATCTCAATATAGAGCACGTACGCAAGACCCGGCAGATCGATCAGGCTCGTTGTGGCGCGGGCCGGCGTTTCAGCCGAAGGTGAACGAGTAGGCGCTCAGCCCTGGTGACAGCGAGGCCGTCAACGTGCCGCCACCGAGGCGCGGCCGATGCAGCACCGTGTAGATGTTCGGGGCGCCGCTGACCTCGTACGTCTGGGTCTTGCCCTGGACCGTGACCTTGACCGTGCCGGTGCCGCTGAGGTTCAGATAGATGTCGCGGGCGGTGTAGTTCAGCGTGATCGCCGAGTCCTTCTCGGCGGTGATCGACTCGTCGGTGACCGTCCAGGTGCCCGACAGGCCGTAGGCGTAGGAGGTGTCGGCCAGGTCCCCGGGCAGTGTGTAGGTGGCCTTGCCCGGGTGCAGCGGCGTCTTGCCGGAGTAGTACTGGGCACGGGCCGCACCGAGGTAGGTCTCCGGTGACTGCCAGGACGCCGTCGGCGTGCGGTCGGGCACGTCCGTGGCGGCGGGCAGGATCACATCAGGATGTGCGGTGCTCAACAGGCGGCGGATGAGTTCCTCGGTCTGCGGGTACTGGCCTTCGCCGACTCCGGCGTACCGGATCCGGCCGGTGGCGTCGATGAGGTAGTCGGCCGGCCAGGACTGGTTGTGGAACGCGTCCCAGGTCTTGAAGTTGTTGTCCAGGGCGATCGGATAGCCGATGTCGAGCCGCTGGGCGCCGGCGGCGACGTTGCCGGCGTCGTGCTCGAAGGCGTACTCCGGCGTGTGCACGCCGATCACCTCCAGTCCACTGCCGGCGTACGCACGGGCCCAGGCGTTCACGTGCGGGATGGCCCGCTGGCAGTTGATGCAGGAGTACGCCCAGAAGTCGACGAGTACGACCTTGCCCTTCAGCTGCGCCGGCGTGACGGGTGCGTTCCCGGGTGTGTTGAGCCAGCCGTCGAGGCCCGTCAGCTGCGGGGCGGGACCGCAGTCGCTCAGTGCCGGAGCGACCTGGCCCGCGGTCTCCTGGCAGGCGGCCAGCGCGGTCGAGGCGCCACCGCCGGTCAGAGCCCCGGCCACCGCGCCGGCGGCGTCGATGCGGTCGTTCAGCGCGCTCGTGTAGTCCGGGATCGCCCGCTGTACCGCGTCGGTGACGTTGAAGGTCAGCGCGACCGCCAAGGCGACCACCACGCCGCCGGCCGCGATACGGATGCCTCGTTGCCGCGTCCGGAAGGAGCGCAGCCGGTCGGTGATGCGCCAGCCGGCGAGGGCGAAGATCAGCAGGGGGATGGCCGTACCGAGGGCGAAGGTGGCGATCAGCACCAGAGTGGACGCACCGAAGCGTCCGGTGGCGCCGGCCACCGCGATGGCGGCGAGCACGGGGCCGGCGCACGGCACGTAGACCGCACCCAGGGCGAGCCCGAGCAGGAATCCACCGCGGTCCTGCCCGGGGGCTCGCGGCGCCAGACGGGCGAAGGGCCGCTCCAGCCACGCCTCGAACCGCGGGACGATCATCCCGATGCCGAGCAGGGCCAGGATCACGATGCCGGCCCAGCGGATGATGTCCTGAGGCACCGGCAATGCCCGCAGAACCAGAGATCCGAGCACCGTGAAGACGCTGAAGCTCAACGTCAGCCCCAGTACGACCAGCAGCGGCCGGCGGCCCGTGCTCTCCCGGCCGGCGGCGGTGCCGGACGACAGGAAGACCACGGGCAGGACCGGGAGCACGCACGGCGAGATCCCGGTTATCAGACCGCCGACGAAGCCGATCAGCGCGAGAGTGATCATGTGTGGATTGTGTCCACCCTCAGGGCTCCAGTGCCTTACGAGGTGCTTACGGGTGGGCCGGTCCTGATTTACACGAACGGCCAGCCCGAGGGCTGACCGAGGGCCAGGCGGCCGGGGACGGTCCACTGGGTGGTGGAGAGGTTGGCGGCCTGGGCCGTGGCCATGCCGTCCCGGTGGATCCGGCCCAGACGGCTGGTCCGGTAGAGAGGTTCGGAGCTTCCCGCCTCGTACATGGCTGCCAGGACCGTACGGGCGGTCTCCGTGATGTGGCAGATGGCACCCCGGACGGCGGCTCGTTCGCGCTCGGTCGCGGACGCCCCCGCACGGTCGAAGATCTGCTGGGTGGACAGCAGCAGACCGCGGGCCGCCGCAACCTGGGAGAGCGAGCGGCCGACAGCCACGGAGACATGGTCCTTCTCGGCCAGGGGGATGCCGTCGAAGCCCCTCTTGACCGCGGCCACCTCGATCAGCTCGTCGATCGCCGCCTCCGCCATGCCGATCAGTACGGCGGCACAGCCCGGGTAGAGCAGACTGACAACAGGCATCCCGATGGTGCGGTGGGTCGCGAACAGGCTCTGGGTCATGAACGACGGGACGAAGACGTCGTCGGCCGTGACCGAGTTGCTGTCGGAGGCACGCATGCCCACGACGTCCCAGGTGTCCTGGACCGTGACGTCCGGCCGCGGCACAGCGCAGAAGCGCAGTCCCGCGAAGCCCGGACCCGCAGCCGGGTCAGCTCCGGCCAGCAGGTACCACTCGGCGGCATGGGCGCCACTGACGATCTTCCAGGTGCCGGTCAGGCGGTAGCCGCCGTCGGTGACGGTGAGCAGGCCCGGCTGGCCGGAGTTCGCCATCAGCGGCGGCACACCGCCCGTGAAGATCCGCTCTACGGCCTCATCCGGCAGCCACCCGGCGATGAAGCCGAGGTTGAAGTTCCACAGCAGCCAGGCCGTCGGGCCGTCGATGCGCGCCACCCGGGCGTAGAAGTCCAGCGCCTCCGCCACCGGCACCTCGAATCCGCCCAGCTCGCGGGGGGTGAAGAGGCTGAAAGCACCCCGCTCCCGCAGTTCAGCCACGAGCTCGTCGGGCGCGCGGCCCAGCTCCTCGGCGCGGTCGCGGTGCTTCTCGATCGCCGGGCGCAGCAGCTCGGGCAGGTCTTCGATCGGCATGGCCGGTCTCCTTCCGTACGGGCCGTGGGCCGGCCCTCCGGAACGGGATGCGACGGATGCGCGGAAAGTGCGGTGCGAAACCTATGATCCAGATCTCACCCCGGTGTCGTACGCGACGGCCAGGCGTGCCACTCGTCCTCGACTCATCCGGAAGAGCCAGGCCGACCCCGCGGGGCAGTGATCGGGGTCCGAGGCGGGGTTGAGGAAGTCGGTCTCCCACACGAGCACGTTTCCGCTGGCAGTGGCATCGCGCAGGCGGATACCCACCCCGGCGCTGAAGGTGTAGTCCATCATCAGCCGCAGCGCTGACCGGTCGCCGGCCAGGCCGCCCAGCGCCACGACGGACAGATCGGGCTGGTACCAGTCCTCGATGACCCGTTCGTATTCGTCACCCTGCATCGCGGCGAGGTGCTGCCGCGCCAGCCGGCGGTGGCCGTCGGCCTCCAGATCCGCCTCGGGGTGGGCGTCACCCGAGCTCTCCTGCAACGTACGCGTGAGCGCCCGCCGCCCGTCCCGCAACCGGCTGCCGACCGTCTCCTCGGGGATGCCGCACAGCTGGGCTATCTGCCGGTACGAGCGGAACTCGGTGAAGTAGCGCAGCAGCGTCACCTCGCGCAGGGCCGGGGACAGCAGGCCGACCGCGTGCCGCACCCAGTCGCGGGCGTGTGACCGCTCGATCACCTCATCGGGCCGCGGGTCATCGGCGGGCGGCAGCAGCGACTCGGGTTCGGCCACCGGCACGGGTTGGCGTTGCCGCAACCGCATCAGGCAGTTGTTGCGCACGATCTGGCGCAGCCAGGCACCGGCGGCGGCCGGTTCGCGCAGGTCGGAGAGGCGCTGCAGGGCCGTGAGCACGGCGTCCTGGACAGCGTCCTCGGCCTCGTCGGTGTACCCGAGCACCGCGATCGCGGTGGCGCGCATCCCCGCCCGGTGCCTCTCGGTCAGCACGACAAACGCGGACACCTCACCGGTGAGCGCCGAGGTGACCAACTCTTCGTCCGATCTGAGCATGCACCCAGTGAAGCGCGCGGCGCCCGGCCCGCCAACCGTCGTCAGTGGGCGGACTCGGCCGCCTGGCGCTCGGAGTTGATCCGCAGGAGTCCTTCGATGCCGCGCAGGAAGGTGTCCGCCACGAGGGTGGGTTCGAAGAGGCATCCGGCCGCCATTGCACCGTCGCGGAGCATGACGAAGTGACGCGCGGCAGGATCCGCTGTCTCCTCGTGGACCTGCGCCATCAGCGTCGTCAGCGTGTCCAGGAACCACTGCCGGTGGTCGATGATCTCGCGGTGCACGGGATGGTCGTCGTCCGGATACTCGGCGGCTGCGTTGAGGAAGGCGCATCCGCGGAAGCCGGGGGACTGGATGCCGTCGGCGATGGAGTTGGCGATGGCCAGCAGGGGTTCGACGGGTGAGGGTGCGGAGGTGTTGATCGCCGTCTCGAACCGGCTGCGGTCCATCTGATGGACCTCACGCAGGTACGCCAGGATGAGGTCGTCCTTGCTGGGGAAGTGCCGGTAGAACGTGGCCCGGGTCACCTTGGCCTCGGCGATGATCCGGTCGACGCCGACGGAGTGGATGCCCTCCGCGTAGAAGA
Protein-coding regions in this window:
- a CDS encoding cytochrome c biogenesis protein CcdA produces the protein MITLALIGFVGGLITGISPCVLPVLPVVFLSSGTAAGRESTGRRPLLVVLGLTLSFSVFTVLGSLVLRALPVPQDIIRWAGIVILALLGIGMIVPRFEAWLERPFARLAPRAPGQDRGGFLLGLALGAVYVPCAGPVLAAIAVAGATGRFGASTLVLIATFALGTAIPLLIFALAGWRITDRLRSFRTRQRGIRIAAGGVVVALAVALTFNVTDAVQRAIPDYTSALNDRIDAAGAVAGALTGGGASTALAACQETAGQVAPALSDCGPAPQLTGLDGWLNTPGNAPVTPAQLKGKVVLVDFWAYSCINCQRAIPHVNAWARAYAGSGLEVIGVHTPEYAFEHDAGNVAAGAQRLDIGYPIALDNNFKTWDAFHNQSWPADYLIDATGRIRYAGVGEGQYPQTEELIRRLLSTAHPDVILPAATDVPDRTPTASWQSPETYLGAARAQYYSGKTPLHPGKATYTLPGDLADTSYAYGLSGTWTVTDESITAEKDSAITLNYTARDIYLNLSGTGTVKVTVQGKTQTYEVSGAPNIYTVLHRPRLGGGTLTASLSPGLSAYSFTFG
- a CDS encoding TetR/AcrR family transcriptional regulator, whose product is MTRGDTETRPSEARLRLLNTAIRIFYAEGIHSVGVDRIIAEAKVTRATFYRHFPSKDDLILAYLREVHQMDRSRFETAINTSAPSPVEPLLAIANSIADGIQSPGFRGCAFLNAAAEYPDDDHPVHREIIDHRQWFLDTLTTLMAQVHEETADPAARHFVMLRDGAMAAGCLFEPTLVADTFLRGIEGLLRINSERQAAESAH
- a CDS encoding acyl-CoA dehydrogenase; its protein translation is MPIEDLPELLRPAIEKHRDRAEELGRAPDELVAELRERGAFSLFTPRELGGFEVPVAEALDFYARVARIDGPTAWLLWNFNLGFIAGWLPDEAVERIFTGGVPPLMANSGQPGLLTVTDGGYRLTGTWKIVSGAHAAEWYLLAGADPAAGPGFAGLRFCAVPRPDVTVQDTWDVVGMRASDSNSVTADDVFVPSFMTQSLFATHRTIGMPVVSLLYPGCAAVLIGMAEAAIDELIEVAAVKRGFDGIPLAEKDHVSVAVGRSLSQVAAARGLLLSTQQIFDRAGASATERERAAVRGAICHITETARTVLAAMYEAGSSEPLYRTSRLGRIHRDGMATAQAANLSTTQWTVPGRLALGQPSGWPFV
- a CDS encoding RNA polymerase sigma factor — translated: MLRSDEELVTSALTGEVSAFVVLTERHRAGMRATAIAVLGYTDEAEDAVQDAVLTALQRLSDLREPAAAGAWLRQIVRNNCLMRLRQRQPVPVAEPESLLPPADDPRPDEVIERSHARDWVRHAVGLLSPALREVTLLRYFTEFRSYRQIAQLCGIPEETVGSRLRDGRRALTRTLQESSGDAHPEADLEADGHRRLARQHLAAMQGDEYERVIEDWYQPDLSVVALGGLAGDRSALRLMMDYTFSAGVGIRLRDATASGNVLVWETDFLNPASDPDHCPAGSAWLFRMSRGRVARLAVAYDTGVRSGS